From Thunnus albacares chromosome 22, fThuAlb1.1, whole genome shotgun sequence, the proteins below share one genomic window:
- the LOC122973854 gene encoding serine/threonine-protein phosphatase PP1-beta catalytic subunit: protein MAEGELDVDSLISRLLEVRGCRPGKIVQMTEAEVRGLCIKSREIFLSQPILLELEAPLKICGDIHGQYTDLLRLFEYGGFPPEANYLFLGDYVDRGKQSLETICLLLAYKIKYPENFFLLRGNHECASINRIYGFYDECKRRFNIKLWKTFTDCFNCLPIAAIVDEKIFCCHGGLSPDLQSMEQIRRIMRPTDVPDTGLLCDLLWSDPDKDVQGWGENDRGVSFTFGADVVSKFLNRHDLDLICRAHQVVEDGYEFFAKRQLVTLFSAPNYCGEFDNAGGMMSVDETLMCSFQILKPSEKKAKYQYGGMNSGRPVTPPRTAQPPKKR, encoded by the exons TGCGAGGATGTCGTCCAGGGAAGATCGTCCAGATGACGGAGGCTGAGGTGCGCGGCCTCTGCATCAAATCCCGAGAGATCTTCCTCAGTCAGCCGATCCTTCTGGAGCTGGAGGCTCCGCTCAAAATCTGTG GTGATATCCACGGACAGTACACAGACCTGCTGAGGCTCTTCGAGTATGGCGGCTTCCCTCCAGAGGCCAACTACTTGTTCTTGGGCGACTACGTGGACAGAGGGAAGCAGTCGCTGGAAACCATTTGCCTGCTGCTGGCGTACAAGATCAAATACCCCGAGAACTTCTTCCTGCTCAGGGGCAACCACGAGTGTGCCTCCATCAACCGCATCTACGGCTTTTATGACGAGT GTAAACGCAGATTCAACATCAAGCTCTGGAAGACTTTCACTGACTGCTTCAACTGCCTGCCCATCGCCGCCATAGTGGACGAGAAGATCTTCTGCTGTCACGGAG GTCTCTCTCCTGATCTGCAGTCTATGGAGCAGATCAGACGCATCATGAGACCCACAGACGTTCCTGACACAG gcCTGCTGTGTGATCTGCTGTGGTCGGACCCAGACAAGGACGTCCAGGGCTGGGGAGAGAACGACCGCGGCGTTTCCTTTACCTTTGGAGCTGATGTGGTCAGCAAGTTCCTCAACCGCCACGACCTGGACTTGATCTGCAGAGCCCACCAG GTGGTAGAAGATGGCTATGAGTTCTTTGCCAAGCGGCAGCTGGTGACTCTGTTCTCAGCTCCCAACTACTGCGGAGAGTTTGACAACGCCGGTGGCATGATGAGTGTGGATGAAACCCTGATGTGCTCCTTCCAG ATCCTGAAGCCATCTGAGAAGAAAGCCAAGTACCAGTACGGAGGGATGAACTCGGGTCGGCCCGTCACTCCTCCCCGCACAGCCCAACCCCCAAAGAAACGATGA
- the LOC122973562 gene encoding equilibrative nucleoside transporter 2, with amino-acid sequence MKRCRDAPPDRGCLVGIIFFILGLGTLLPWNFFMTASLYFQGRLNKTEWNNGTAVQKEYYFNNWMTLLSQLPLLLFTLLNSILYQRISEAMRVAGSLVFMLLLFILTAVLVKVPMEEDRFFSVTMATIWFINSFGAVLQGSLFGLVGLLPQKYSAIFMSGQGLAGTFAAIAMLLAIASEADSETAALGYFITPCVGTLLTLFSYLLLSRLDFAQYYLDKNNKYEVGTTEPLTESSTVENGKLNGHANGSVPSSTTNDSSPAEAEVNSPDGTKQAFLSLEQVERGQAKASVIEVFKKIWVMAFCVTFVFTVTLSVFPAVTADVRTSFPGKWERFFISVCCFLIFNINDWLGRTITTLIRWPRKESRLFPVLVVSRVVFIPLLMLCNVQSRSFLPVYFAHDGAFAAIMVLFSLSSGYFVCLSMSYAPQLVEPKDAETAGALMTFFLALGLSIGAALSFPFRALV; translated from the exons TATTTCCAAGGGCGCCTAAACAAAACAGAATGGAACAATGGCACAGCAGTCCAAAAAGAGTACTACTTCAACAACTGGATGACCCTGCTGTCCCAGCTGCCCCTGCTGCTCTTCACTCTGCTCAACTCCATCCTCTACCAGAG gatATCGGAGGCAATGCGCGTTGCAGGAAGCCTGGTTTTTATGCTGTTGCTCTTCATCCTCACAGCAGTGCTGGTCAAAGTGCCCATGGAGGAAGACCGCTTCTTCTCCGTCACCATGGCTACTATCTGGTTCATCAACT CGTTCGGTGCCGTGCTTCAAGGCAGTCTGTTTGGTCTGGTGGGACTGCTGCCTCAGAAGTACAGTGCCATCTTCATGAGCGGCCAGGGCCTCGCGGGGACCTTCGCTGCCATCGCCATGCTGCTAGCCATAGCCA gTGAAGCAGACTCTGAGACGGCAGCGTTGGGTTACTTCATCACGCCATGTGTGGGGACCCTGTTGACACTCTTCAGCTACCTGCTCCTGTCCCGCCTG GACTTTGCTCAGTATTAtcttgacaaaaacaacaaatacgaGGTGGGCACCACAGAACCCCTGACAG AGAGCAGCACAGTGGAAAACGGTAAGCTGAACGGCCATGCTAATGGCTCCGTGCCCAGCAGCACAACCAATGACAGCAGTCCAGCCGAGGCAGAGGTCAACAGTCCAGATGGGACCAAGCAGGCCTTCCTGTCACTGGAGCAGGTCGAGAGGGGACAAGCCAAGGCCTCGGTCATAGAGGTCTTTAAAAAG ATCTGGGTGATGGCGTTCTGCGTGACATTTGTGTTCACAGTCACTCTGTCAGTCTTCCCTGCTGTCACAGCAGATGTCAGAACATCTTTCCCAGGAAAATGGG AGCGCTTCTTTATCTCAGTGTGCTGCTTCTTGATTTTCAACATTAATGACTGGCTTGGTCGGACAATTACCACCTTGATACGTTGG cctcgTAAGGAGTCCCGTTTGTTCCCGGTGCTGGTTGTCTCCAGGGTGGTGTTCATTCCTCTGCTGATGCTCTGCAATGTCCAGAGTCGCTCCTTCCTTCCTGTTTACTTCGCCCACGACGGTGCTTTCGCTGCCATCATggttcttttctctctgtccagCGGATACTTCGTCTGTCTCTCCATGTCCTACGCACCACA GTTAGTGGAGCCAAAGGATGCTGAGACTGCAGGAGCCCTGATGACCTTCTTCTTGGCTCTGGGTCTGTCCATTGGAGCAGCGCTGTCCTTCCCCTTCCGGGCTCTGGTCTAG